The sequence gcaaatctacgaactgatgaattctgagacaataagagagtaattatatcattcgaatgctgaactgatgtcctctaacaaatactcaatcatgctaaccgcgcgctcaaagtacgcaaaatgtttctctatttcgcaatgtctttctcaggagcgaccgacgaagaagggcgactcgaggaatcaggggcagcattcacatcagcccttatgtcttcaggaacaaccacgccgggtctcctcatcaagattcgtcccgcctgaatagccttgtccatggctctgtcgcgctgagctttgagagtaacagaagtttcttcggcaactttagcagccagtcgagcaatttctaactcctggacaatggatttttttggaagctcggagttctttgatggtagcatcctttgctgatatcaactgcttgaggcgggtcacttcgtccgcagattcctgcagcttacagcgttgattgtccaattcctccattgtaaagcggtgactcctctccaagatggtcagcgagttgctagaatcacgatacaatctgtcaagactgtcacgagagGCAGCGAGGATACActtttcttcctgcgagcaaaaatcaactccttcaaaaaccaagcaagtaataggaacacagcaaggcaaagcacagttttgtaaattaccttttcagaatcgagctgagcatgaagagaagaactcagtgcattggcgtcatccaaagcagcagagacttgacccagttcagtttggctctgagagtacttctcctcgaagtcagcacaccgctggaccaattcagcctgatctcgggaatgtttttcctcaagagttgaaatccgccgagtcattcctagcaagagataatcaaacaaaacggggtcagaaggtaaagcagtccacagtgaaggcagagagaagcaaaaaggcactaaccagcgttggttgcctccaattcagagacatgatgttgaagtgacactggattccaacatgcaagagacgaagctacttctgggacggaagcaccctgtagcctcagctggctagccatcccgtccaccaaagcctgatgaggaaaacagatgagtgtaatgacagcagttcatacaatgtgaaaatcaagctaaaatacatcacagtacctggaggttggaaaagaacgaagggatccccaaatcaggagagatcagttgataatcaggcgtgaggccaccacccgaagcagcttgcaacgaaccagtaggaatcagctcggtgccttcaacagagccaaacactcgatcagcggggacgctgccctctaaagcgactccctggtccacggttttggctaccaccatacagccagagtgtggaggagatcccgcatgaacatccatggaagtacaggaaggagaccctgctcgggcaccctcgggggctgggtcatagtttgcactgcccacttgagccggatcattcccggcagcaccctcgggggctgggcagtggcttacactcttcacccgagccaagtcatccccggcgacatcctcgggggctgggcatgtgtcagcaccattcttgaggtccaagctctctgcagtaaccacctctaaggttgacgggcccttaGTTACTTCCAtaagaccaggacgatccaagtcagtctcccgaccctcgagatcacgctctaaggtcgacgaggcacgggatgacctcaacccagcatcaggcacgtcagcgcaagcctccattgtaccatcatccactggctccgataacaagtcctctgggatcatatcctcaagagtctgatcaaagttggccagtgacagttcttgcagaccaatgagggcagacaaagcaggagagggaactccactactttcatcgctagcaatgaactgccgactgttttttcgAGTCAGAGgaatctcattttcttcctcctcgtcatccacattggcaacacaagcagcacccccattggggtcagcaacagatggggcacacccattgggatcagtagcagattgggtacacccattgggatcagcatcgaTAAGTCCAGTCGcgggcacttcttcagtagcaggaaccgaggtatCAGCGTCTTGataaaaactggatactcgccggaggcgtcttcttttcttcttctgctcatcagtagaaggatcaggctgattggctcggcaagggcgcctcgggcgagtactgacaggcttctaaacatccaaagtcgtatcagcctctggaaggggcgccactaccaacgccCCAGCTGGAGCAGcgtcggatgaatcctcagctagcaaatcaagcatagcgcttatttctgcatcactagggttcaggggcacctcaaaatggacctgccgttcgtcatcaggaatctctcCAAGCAAGGCAACCAaaacactaacttcttcagcagagggtcgcactctaaggcccaaactgccatcagtaataggtggattcgacacaaaaagggtgaaggctttgggaagaggtaggttccaggccgagtatgccactggagcaccaacatttgacactttacccctaaggatcatctctagtcgactcaccaagtctgcagagggaattcttctgttagtaacccgagttgagtcggctagccctcgatacagataagctgggtaggccctgtctttcaatggctgaatattcttgaaaacaaaatcagtaaccacagcttcagcagtcagacccctctctttcagcagtccaacttcagctagcaacacacctgccttagctacctcctgatctgtgggagacttggtccagcttggggtgcgaacgtccggctgtcttcctgaccgggaggggagagaattcccataattctcaactatgaaccactccaggcgccatcccttaatactgtccttgagagggatctcgagatattcagttttcctcccgcggcgcatctccaagctggcacccccgaccaactgatgttgtcccccggccatcccaggacgacaatgatacaagtatctCCAAGCTGACACCAAATGATACAAGTGGctcgcgcggcctgctatcactcggcgttgcctctaaaacgctgatatagtgttcagttgctcggcgttgcctctaaaacaccaacctcgtgttcagtcgctcggcattacctctaaaatgccgacgtcgccctcTAATCAGTCAGcgctgcctccaaaacgccgatttcgtgttcagtcgctcggcattacctctaaaacgccgacgtcaccctcaagtcactcggcgttacctctaaaacgctgctatcgtattcaatcactcggcgttgcctctaaaaagcTGATATTGTATTCAGTCGctcgacagttatctctaaaactccgatattGTGTTCGATCACTCAGCAGTTACTCTAAAAAGCGCCGACACCATCTACAAAGTTACTCGGCGGCTATTCCTaaaagcatcagtttgatgcccgagttattcatttactgtctcaaaggaatcagctTCACAAACGAGCAGGACAAGTCATAAaggagaagccaacatcattcttTCATTAGAAGGGAAGATAACGCACTTACAAAatcaactctttacgagttgatacttccctactactactacattacattactactactactacactacgctatactattctacattactactacataattctaactatactatactaatatctaaaaaaccagtggcatctagccactggccctgctgctgccgccccggttgctgcccctgctgccgccgccgtcaccgtccttgttgctgccgccgccgctgcccctgccgctgccgtcaccgtcaccgtcgccatcgtcgtcgtcgtcgccgtcgtcgtcgtcgtcgtcctcgccgccgccgtccgagtcctcctcatccgaggagtactccgactcatccgagcccttgagcccggagcgctcgacggcccggatgtacgtccagacctccaccgcgagcccctgggagtcgtctgagtcatcagacgactcacgcagggggacgggagccggagacccctcagactcagaggagaactccttctctgagtactccgagtcaccaaactcctccgatggaggagttggctcacgcttgcgcttgttgttcttgcccatggtggaagcagaagggagagaagagagggaagcagcagagaacagcgaagagatgtgaaaaagccagagagacaacgacgttatttatagaaggagaaggcaactgctcacctccaaccacggtcactgaacagtcgcaaagcattcaataagcacttcaacccgtcagaagacacgtcaggcggctgacgccgtttcacgcaacacaacacccattgggactccagtcaacaacgcggaagatatgattacacccgccatcacatcacattactactcagaagcagccggctaaaacactcagcgtaccaagccgtcccttgcccacacccattgggggggacgcccaggaattatcagtatatttttcaaaacggtcacatctgtgcagggcacacagtgaatacctcaagacaaaaatgagatatcagtaaggatcagaggaaagccaaatatagccagtgaagtacaaaatatggccgacagaagcgatgtgaagactagacagaaaacgtccatcaaacgtccaatcagtcgcagagcaaataaattgcactacctagcaagatatggatggattgcgaactcggctgctaaagacaaaatatatgctgacctctgaagcaaaatattgatgacataatgctgacctccaaagcataatgcgaatagcttcatgccaatttctacaaacagaaaggataattttcagcaaagagacacaaaaggaagaccttcgaagggattatcctcaaaaatccatttgaaggtcgggggctacacccattgggtgcacctccggtgcaccccatggattatcattccaagccaagatagtgccgacttctaaggcgtgggacaagattaaaaggccagccctcaaccaaaacgcaggagcacaaatggaaataatttctggggaagaccttcgagtagattattttctaaaatctactcgaagctcgggggctacacccattgggtgcacctctggtgcacccaatgaagttcagaatcccacgaattgaaatgccgacctctaaggcacaagcacgaaactaggccttggtctacgagtgatcaaagcaggagaagacaacaggaagtcattttcttcaaatcacctacaagctggacctgggatctttgggctgattacctctaaattaacccaaagatcgggggcttgtgggggatagatatcccccgggtccactaaaagagtaaaaggcctcacgaaaggcccaagggcccaataaatcgtaaggtcattctttcgtgggcctggggagagacaaccagcaaagcagagcgacatgaggccggactggagcaaacccggacggcccacaacgtcgagcgagtgaccgcaacagagatccgactttcccgcgctggagcccccatgcaacggagccgtgcggggataagtcggcagggttacgcggagataaactcaagcagttcactatcttttagctactcgttgttatcatatccacatgtattgccccacggtcgagtatataaggcctacggggcaccccttcagaacgatcgacactattacttagccacccacatcaactctctgcgctctcaattcagagagctctcttgtaatatTGTCCACCAAGcacactcaccaggacgtagggtgttacgcatctctaagcggaccgaacctgtaaatcttgtccactgtccctcgtgcaatcggcacgaaccattttgctacagttgtcgacaccgtcctactcctaaaaacaccttgaggggcaaccccgggtgtgcggtcggacccaaaacaccgacaggatactcactatcttcaaagccgggaggttgcacaACATATacatcttccttgatagggccattgaggaaggcactcttcacgtccatttgatacaacttaaagccatggtaagtagcatacgcaagtaatatacgaattgactcaagcctagctacaggtgcataggtttcattgaaatcttcgacttgtgaatatcctttgacaacaagtcgggctttgttccaagtcaccacaccatgctcatcttgtttattacgaatacccacttggtagctacaatattttggttaggacgtggaactaaatgacatacctcattcctcgtgaagttgttgagctcatcttgcattgccaccacctagtccagatctctaagtgcatcctctatcctgtatggctcaatagaagacacaaaagagtaatattcacaaaaatgagtaactcgagatcgagtggttaccccttgtTGATGTCACCAAGAATagagttgacagggtgatctctttgaattgcttggtggactcttgggtgtggtggtcttcgaTCTTGAATTTCCTGATAATCTTCTttgtcttgctcttcttcatctcccccttgataaatgtcctccttttgaggtggctcatcgtcttgaccTTGATCCTCGTCCTCTTGAGCCAttccctcatcttgagttggtggagatgcctgTATGGAAGATcatagttgatcttgtgcttgtggaggctcttcagattcttttggacacacatccccaatggacatgttccttagtgcgacgcatggagcctcttcatcatctaattcatcaagatcaacttgctccacttgggagccattagtctcatcaaatacaatgtcacaagaaacttcaactaatctagtggactaATTGAAAACtctgtatgcccttgtgtttgagtcataaccgagtaaaaagcattctactactttaggagcaaatttagaatttctacgtctcttaataagaataaagcatttactcccaaaaactctaaaataagaaacattaggctttttaccagtgaggagtttatacgatgttttcttaatgattcagtgaagataaagtcggttgatggagtagcaagcgatgTTAATCACCTCcgtccaaaaccgatccggtgtcttgtactcatcaagcatgatccttgccatgtccaatagagttctattctttctctccactacaccattttattgaggtgtgtagggagaagagatgtaaagcccaaaatttgtataagaaaaaaaaataAATATCCTTATAAGTGGGTGTTTTAGAATTATAGAACCTTTGGAGATTATTTGGTTTTCCTttctttgtgcatattcaattaatagtGTCAAATTAGTCAAGAGACCAATAAGTAAATAATGAAGTATGCATCTCATGCTGATATTTTTTTGTGGTGCATTTCATTTGATTAAATAAATATTTGATATATAAAATATAATGAACCATGTATTTCAGGTTGAGTTTTTTTAAGATTGTGCATTTTGTTTGAATTGAAACTCAaactcaaatttgaattcaaaacttGGAACTTGAAAATCAGAAAATAAAAAAATGGAAATAGGAGGAATCCTACCTACGCTCATTCTTAACCCAAGTAGACTATATGTTCtattttttgtttttttattCACTAGCCGCTCATGATGTCGTGAGGACACCATCAACATGCAAATAAGACGTGAGGAAGCAAACTCAATTAGTGACGTTGGTGAGTGGGGCCTAGGTGTCAGCACCGTCATGTCCTCATCCATGGATAGCGGAAGGTAGAGTCCGCCTGGGAATTAATCTCAGATCGGGCACCGCCAGGCAATTTGGCTCTCTTCTTGATGGATGATTGGTGGAGCCATGGCACTTGGATCGTCTCCCAGCCGTGAACTCGTGTCCGAAGCCCAAGTTTGGTGCGCAATGTCCGCCTTCTTCCTCTGTAACAAACGTCATATCTCTCGTAACTGAATTCAGTTGGCACGATCCCGGGTGGATCCTGGTAATGGCCGTGGATTCCTGGGGATATAAATAGCAGGCGTGCCCTTCCTCTTGACCATAATCCGGTTAGAAGCTAGCCAAGGCACGAACAAAGCAAAGCTGGGCGTTGCACCGACGAGCTGGGTGTGTCTCCAGTTTGCCGGCTATTGCTCGCCGGGCTCTTGACGGGGTGCCGTGGTGCGTGCCATCGGGGCAGGCGTTGCCAGATCTGGGATGGTCACCGTGGTCGCGATTCCATCAAAAACCGCAGGGCATGTGGGAGATCGCCGCCATGGCTGCTCCTTATCTGGGCGCGGGATTGATGCCAGTAAAGTACTCATGAAGGGTCTCGGTCGCACGCTACACGTGGTTGTGGCCTCCTCAGCGTTGTTGTCCACCAGAGCGCTATCAATTGGTCACCAGCCATGGCCGCCACCACGGGCTGTGCAAGCGCCGCCGCAACTGAGGCTGGTGGGCAGTGGTGACATGATGGCCGTTGATTGGCCCACGTGTGGACAGGATGGGGGGACCATCCATCCCTTCGCTCGGGTTAATTCTGGCCGCTGGATCGGATGCAGATGGACGGGATTAGATCAGGTATACCCTTTCGCTTCATAAAACACGGGCCATCGAATCTTGATCTAATGGTTGACGATGAACGAATCCGAGCCGTCGTACCAGAATCGTGTGGATCTGGTCGC is a genomic window of Zea mays cultivar B73 chromosome 5, Zm-B73-REFERENCE-NAM-5.0, whole genome shotgun sequence containing:
- the LOC103626607 gene encoding uncharacterized protein, with translation MVTVVAIPSKTAGHVGDRRHGCSLSGRGIDASKVLMKGLGRTLHVVVASSALLSTRALSIGHQPWPPPRAVQAPPQLRLVGSGDMMAVDWPTCGQDGGTIHPFARVNSGRWIGCRWTGLDQREVTSHLKSKLVPGISSPRSRAGTTG